In Temnothorax longispinosus isolate EJ_2023e chromosome 10, Tlon_JGU_v1, whole genome shotgun sequence, a single window of DNA contains:
- the Ccz1 gene encoding vacuolar fusion protein CCZ1 homolog, whose protein sequence is MTSKPEITLEHFYIFNGTYAKKEGEEEKKILYYYPEKDLDAQIKNIGLSEAIIKFTESFNPGQPCDYCHTHKTRQIYYQPEPNFWMVMIVGVPYIYKERDGNKYQNDEISSSVCQAILKQTYMMFRLFMGSFETIINDPECGSVMLLKLKLEHFYSRYLLSLKLSNSDILDVFQGLQFLPLDKITFLKVQCFMNLVEAMFTQVKYTAFLYNDQVVWSGLEPEDMQVVYNYLVSTLLPAHLEKELHGGSIPRNSPSPFTTSHYGKFVTGPASVNEPSLIGKSPKVFINYSTKPVSLYLVVYRALSATICLFVDKKTSLLIDFFKSLDSFLGPQLTTLVSSVAEQCSKHVIVTPESCTKYLYFNKLNLAYKSTIHLDNRRCSNVLTTPEVLRIITDIYDRNRMKEAGEIIIKTISDYWVIGKLSNLREFFVVIQQKSASIIEIDDEVKRLCEKQLKSIFFH, encoded by the exons ATGACTTCCAAGCCCGAGATCACGTTGGAacacttttacatttttaatggcACTTATGcgaagaaagagggagag gAGGAAAAGAAGATATTGTATTACTATCCGGAGAAGGACCTCGATGCTCAAATCAAGAACATAGGGCTCAGCGAAGCGATAATCAAGTTTACAGA ATCTTTCAACCCTGGGCAGCCATGTGACTATTGCCATACACACAAAACACGTCAGATATACTATCAACCAGAGCCTAATTTCTGGATGGTAATG ATTGTTGGTGTACCatacatttataaagaaagagacGGTAATAAGTATCAGAATGACGAGATATCCAGCAGTGTTTGCCAAGCTATATTAAAGCAGACATATATGATGTTTAGATTATTCATGGGTTCCTTTGAAACTATCATTAACGATCCTGAATGTGGTTCTGTGATGCTGTTAAAGCTTAAActggaacatttttattcacgA TATCTACTTTCATTAAAACTGAGTAATAGTGATATACTAGACGTTTTTCAAGGTCTACAATTCTTACCTCTTGACAAGATTACGTTTCTCAAAGTGCAATGCTTTATGAATCTTGTAGAAGCTATGTTTACACAAGTAAAATACACAGCATTTCTTTATAATGACCAAGTTGTTTG GAGCGGCTTAGAACCCGAGGACATGCAAgtagtttataattatttagtgaGTACTCTTTTGCCGGCTCATCTTGAAAAAGAGTTGCATGGAGGCTCAATACCTAGAAACTCTCCCTCACCGTTCACTACTTCACACTATGGAAA atTTGTTACCGGACCTGCTAGCGTTAACGAGCCCAGTTTAATTGGAAAATCGCCAAAAGTTTTTATCAACTACTCTACTAAACCTGTGTCGTTGTACCTAGTAGTGTATCGAGCCCTAAGCGCTACAATATGTCTCTTCGTCGATA AAAAAACtagtttattaattgatttcttcAAAAGCTTAGACAGTTTTCTGGGGCCACAATTAACCACATTAGTTAGCTCTGTAGCTGAGCAATGTTCTAAACATGTAATAGTCACGCCGGAATCGTGTACGAAgtatctgtattttaataagttgAATTTAGCGTACAAAAGTACGATACATTTAGATAATAGACGTTGCTCTAATGTACTTACCACACCTGAGGTATTGAGGATCATTACTGATATATACGATAGGAACAG AATGAAGGAAGCcggagaaataattataaagacCATAAGTGATTATTGGGTTATTGGAAAGTTGTCTAATttgagagaattttttgttgtcATACAGCAGAAAAGTGCGAGTATTATAGAAATTGATG ATGAAGTGAAGAGGCTTTGtgagaaacaattaaaaagtatttttttccaCTGA